In Cicer arietinum cultivar CDC Frontier isolate Library 1 chromosome 7, Cicar.CDCFrontier_v2.0, whole genome shotgun sequence, a single window of DNA contains:
- the LOC101498806 gene encoding subtilisin-like protease SBT4.14 isoform X1 has product MSMLIMYFQKLTNTYSLLWLPLLLILLSSVSVNGVEQKDFYIVFLGTHSVSREGAVETHLNILSTVKQSSHHEAKESIVYSYTKSFNAFAAKLSEDEANKLSAMNEVLSVFLNQYRKLHTTRSWDFIGLPLTAKRKLKLESDTIVALLDTGITPEFHSFHSFKDDGFGPPPVKWRGTCDKYVNFSGCNNKIIGAKYFKLDGRSDPSDILSPIDVGGGHGTHTASTAAGNLVPNASLFGLAKGTARGAVPSARLAIYKVCWKQDGCADMDILAAFEAAIHDGVNVISVSLGGENANYLQDTLAIGAFHAMRKGIITVASAGNDGPTMATVVNNAPWIVTVAASGIDRDFHSTIELGNRKNVSGLGISTFSPKQKQYPLVNGVDAARDASSKENAKFCLEDSLEPKKVKGKIVYCRFKTWSTEAVVKAIGGIGTIVEYDQFLDVAEIFMAPATFVNKSTGQIITNYIQTTRSPSAVIDKSHEVKIPAPFVASFSSRGPNPGSQHVLKPDVTAPGISILASYTLRTSITGLEGDTQFSEFTLMSGTSMSCPHVSGVAAYVKSFHPDWSPAAIRSAIITTAKPMSQKFNKEAEFAFGAGQVNPTRAVNPGLVYDMDDFAYIQFLCHEGYNGSTLSVLIGSPINCTSLLPGIGHDAINYPSMQLSVKSNTETTIGVFRRRVTNVGPGPTIYNSTIKSPKGVEITVKPTSLIFSHTLQKRSFKVSVKAKSMSSMQIVSGSLIWRSPRYIVRSPIVIYSP; this is encoded by the exons ATGTCAATGCTAATTATGTATTTTCAGAAACTTACTAACACCTATTCTCTTCTTTGGCTTCCATTACTGCTGATTCTATTAAGTAGTGTTTCAGTTAATGGTGTTGAACAAAAg GACTTTTACATTGTTTTCCTAGGAACTCATTCTGTTAGTAGAGAAGGAGCAGTAGAGACTCATTTAAATATTCTCTCAACTGTTAAACAAAG CAGCCATCATGAAGCCAAAGAATCCATAGTATACAGCTACACAAAGAGCTTTAATGCATTTGCTGCTAAACTATCTGAGGATGAAGCAAATAAGTTATCTG CCATGAATGAAGTACTCTCAGTATTTCTAAATCAGTACCGCAAGCTACACACAACAAGATCATGGGACTTTATTGGATTACCTTTGACAGCGAAGAGAAAACTGAAATTAGAGAGTGACACTATTGTGGCTCTTTTGGATACAG GAATCACTCCTGAGTTTCATAGCTTCCATAGCTTCAAAGATGATGGATTTGGTCCTCCACCTGTTAAATGGAGAGGAACTTGTGACAAATATGTTAATTTCTCAGGCTGCAATAA TAAGATCATTGGAGCCAAATACTTCAAGCTAGATGGAAGGTCTGATCCATCTGATATATTATCTCCCATAGATGTGGGAGGAGGGCATGGAACTCATACAGCATCAACAGCAGCAGGAAACCTTGTACCAAATGCAAGTCTCTTTGGATTAGCCAAAGGGACTGCTCGCGGGGCAGTTCCTTCAGCCAGGTTGGCAATTTACAAAGTCTGTTGGAAACAGGATGGATGTGCTGATATGGACATACTTGCTGCATTTGAGGCTGCTATACATGACGGTGTCAATGTCATATCTGTTTCCTTAGGTGGAGAAAATGCAAACTATCTGCAGGACACTCTCGCGATTGGCGCATTTCATGCTATGAGGAAAGGCATAATCACTGTGGCCTCGGCAGGAAATGATGGTCCAACTATGGCAACTGTCGTAAATAATGCGCCTTGGATTGTCACAGTAGCTGCTAGTGGCATTGATAGGGACTTCCACAGCACTATAGAGTTGGGGAATAGAAAAAATGTTtct GGGCTAGGAATAAGCACCTTCAGTCCAAAACAGAAACAATACCCTCTTGTTAATGGGGTCGATGCAGCGCGAGACGCTTCGAGCAAGGAAAATGCTAA GTTCTGCTTGGAAGATTCCTTAGAGCCAAAAAAGGTGAAAGGAAAGATTGTTTACTGTAGATTTAAAACATGGAGCACTGAAGCTGTTGTGAAAGCAATAGGAGGCATTGGTACTATAGTTGAATATGATCAATTTCTTGATGTTGCTGAAATATTCATGGCTCCTGCTACCTTTGTGAATAAAAGCACAGGTCAAATTATTACCAACTATATACAAACTACAAG ATCACCATCAGCAGTGATAGATAAGAGCCATGAAGTAAAAATACCAGCTCCATTTGTTGCTTCTTTTTCATCTAGGGGTCCAAATCCAGGATCTCAACATGTTTTGAAG CCTGATGTAACAGCTCCTGGCATTAGCATCTTGGCATCATATACACTCAGGACATCAATTACTGGTTTAGAAGGGGACACCCAATTTTCAGAATTTACACTAATGTCTGGTACTTCAATGTCATGCCCTCATGTTTCTGGAGTAGCAGCATATGTGAAGTCATTTCACCCAGATTGGAGTCCTGCTGCAATCAGATCAGCTATAATTACAACAG CTAAACCTATGAGCCAGAAATTTAACAAGGAAGCAGAGTTTGCTTTTGGTGCTGGTCAAGTTAACCCAACAAGAGCTGTGAACCCTGGTTTAGTCTATGACATGGATGACTTTGCTTATATCCAATTCTTATGCCATGAGGGATATAATGGTTCCACTTTATCAGTACTAATTGGTTCTCCTATAAATTGCACCTCTTTGCTTCCTGGAATTGGCCATGATGCTATTAACTATCCCAGCATGCAATTAAGTGTGAAAAGCAACACAGAAACAACAATAGGAGTTTTCAGGAGAAGAGTTACCAATGTAGGTCCTGGACCAACTATCTATAATTCCACCATCAAATCTCCAAAAGGAGTGGAAATCACAGTGAAGCCAACTAGCCTCATTTTCTCTCATACCCTGCAAAAGAGGAGCTTCAAGGTATCAGTGAAAGCAAAATCTATGTCAAGCATGCAAATTGTATCAGGCTCACTTATTTGGAGAAGCCCCCGTTACATTGTTAGAAGCCCTATTGTTATCTACAGTCCATAA
- the LOC101498806 gene encoding subtilisin-like protease SBT4.14 isoform X2 yields MSMLIMYFQKLTNTYSLLWLPLLLILLSSVSVNGVEQKDFYIVFLGTHSVSREGAVETHLNILSTVKQSHHEAKESIVYSYTKSFNAFAAKLSEDEANKLSAMNEVLSVFLNQYRKLHTTRSWDFIGLPLTAKRKLKLESDTIVALLDTGITPEFHSFHSFKDDGFGPPPVKWRGTCDKYVNFSGCNNKIIGAKYFKLDGRSDPSDILSPIDVGGGHGTHTASTAAGNLVPNASLFGLAKGTARGAVPSARLAIYKVCWKQDGCADMDILAAFEAAIHDGVNVISVSLGGENANYLQDTLAIGAFHAMRKGIITVASAGNDGPTMATVVNNAPWIVTVAASGIDRDFHSTIELGNRKNVSGLGISTFSPKQKQYPLVNGVDAARDASSKENAKFCLEDSLEPKKVKGKIVYCRFKTWSTEAVVKAIGGIGTIVEYDQFLDVAEIFMAPATFVNKSTGQIITNYIQTTRSPSAVIDKSHEVKIPAPFVASFSSRGPNPGSQHVLKPDVTAPGISILASYTLRTSITGLEGDTQFSEFTLMSGTSMSCPHVSGVAAYVKSFHPDWSPAAIRSAIITTAKPMSQKFNKEAEFAFGAGQVNPTRAVNPGLVYDMDDFAYIQFLCHEGYNGSTLSVLIGSPINCTSLLPGIGHDAINYPSMQLSVKSNTETTIGVFRRRVTNVGPGPTIYNSTIKSPKGVEITVKPTSLIFSHTLQKRSFKVSVKAKSMSSMQIVSGSLIWRSPRYIVRSPIVIYSP; encoded by the exons ATGTCAATGCTAATTATGTATTTTCAGAAACTTACTAACACCTATTCTCTTCTTTGGCTTCCATTACTGCTGATTCTATTAAGTAGTGTTTCAGTTAATGGTGTTGAACAAAAg GACTTTTACATTGTTTTCCTAGGAACTCATTCTGTTAGTAGAGAAGGAGCAGTAGAGACTCATTTAAATATTCTCTCAACTGTTAAACAAAG CCATCATGAAGCCAAAGAATCCATAGTATACAGCTACACAAAGAGCTTTAATGCATTTGCTGCTAAACTATCTGAGGATGAAGCAAATAAGTTATCTG CCATGAATGAAGTACTCTCAGTATTTCTAAATCAGTACCGCAAGCTACACACAACAAGATCATGGGACTTTATTGGATTACCTTTGACAGCGAAGAGAAAACTGAAATTAGAGAGTGACACTATTGTGGCTCTTTTGGATACAG GAATCACTCCTGAGTTTCATAGCTTCCATAGCTTCAAAGATGATGGATTTGGTCCTCCACCTGTTAAATGGAGAGGAACTTGTGACAAATATGTTAATTTCTCAGGCTGCAATAA TAAGATCATTGGAGCCAAATACTTCAAGCTAGATGGAAGGTCTGATCCATCTGATATATTATCTCCCATAGATGTGGGAGGAGGGCATGGAACTCATACAGCATCAACAGCAGCAGGAAACCTTGTACCAAATGCAAGTCTCTTTGGATTAGCCAAAGGGACTGCTCGCGGGGCAGTTCCTTCAGCCAGGTTGGCAATTTACAAAGTCTGTTGGAAACAGGATGGATGTGCTGATATGGACATACTTGCTGCATTTGAGGCTGCTATACATGACGGTGTCAATGTCATATCTGTTTCCTTAGGTGGAGAAAATGCAAACTATCTGCAGGACACTCTCGCGATTGGCGCATTTCATGCTATGAGGAAAGGCATAATCACTGTGGCCTCGGCAGGAAATGATGGTCCAACTATGGCAACTGTCGTAAATAATGCGCCTTGGATTGTCACAGTAGCTGCTAGTGGCATTGATAGGGACTTCCACAGCACTATAGAGTTGGGGAATAGAAAAAATGTTtct GGGCTAGGAATAAGCACCTTCAGTCCAAAACAGAAACAATACCCTCTTGTTAATGGGGTCGATGCAGCGCGAGACGCTTCGAGCAAGGAAAATGCTAA GTTCTGCTTGGAAGATTCCTTAGAGCCAAAAAAGGTGAAAGGAAAGATTGTTTACTGTAGATTTAAAACATGGAGCACTGAAGCTGTTGTGAAAGCAATAGGAGGCATTGGTACTATAGTTGAATATGATCAATTTCTTGATGTTGCTGAAATATTCATGGCTCCTGCTACCTTTGTGAATAAAAGCACAGGTCAAATTATTACCAACTATATACAAACTACAAG ATCACCATCAGCAGTGATAGATAAGAGCCATGAAGTAAAAATACCAGCTCCATTTGTTGCTTCTTTTTCATCTAGGGGTCCAAATCCAGGATCTCAACATGTTTTGAAG CCTGATGTAACAGCTCCTGGCATTAGCATCTTGGCATCATATACACTCAGGACATCAATTACTGGTTTAGAAGGGGACACCCAATTTTCAGAATTTACACTAATGTCTGGTACTTCAATGTCATGCCCTCATGTTTCTGGAGTAGCAGCATATGTGAAGTCATTTCACCCAGATTGGAGTCCTGCTGCAATCAGATCAGCTATAATTACAACAG CTAAACCTATGAGCCAGAAATTTAACAAGGAAGCAGAGTTTGCTTTTGGTGCTGGTCAAGTTAACCCAACAAGAGCTGTGAACCCTGGTTTAGTCTATGACATGGATGACTTTGCTTATATCCAATTCTTATGCCATGAGGGATATAATGGTTCCACTTTATCAGTACTAATTGGTTCTCCTATAAATTGCACCTCTTTGCTTCCTGGAATTGGCCATGATGCTATTAACTATCCCAGCATGCAATTAAGTGTGAAAAGCAACACAGAAACAACAATAGGAGTTTTCAGGAGAAGAGTTACCAATGTAGGTCCTGGACCAACTATCTATAATTCCACCATCAAATCTCCAAAAGGAGTGGAAATCACAGTGAAGCCAACTAGCCTCATTTTCTCTCATACCCTGCAAAAGAGGAGCTTCAAGGTATCAGTGAAAGCAAAATCTATGTCAAGCATGCAAATTGTATCAGGCTCACTTATTTGGAGAAGCCCCCGTTACATTGTTAGAAGCCCTATTGTTATCTACAGTCCATAA
- the LOC101498806 gene encoding subtilisin-like protease SBT4.14 isoform X3: protein MVLNKRHHLNCLQDFYIVFLGTHSVSREGAVETHLNILSTVKQSSHHEAKESIVYSYTKSFNAFAAKLSEDEANKLSAMNEVLSVFLNQYRKLHTTRSWDFIGLPLTAKRKLKLESDTIVALLDTGITPEFHSFHSFKDDGFGPPPVKWRGTCDKYVNFSGCNNKIIGAKYFKLDGRSDPSDILSPIDVGGGHGTHTASTAAGNLVPNASLFGLAKGTARGAVPSARLAIYKVCWKQDGCADMDILAAFEAAIHDGVNVISVSLGGENANYLQDTLAIGAFHAMRKGIITVASAGNDGPTMATVVNNAPWIVTVAASGIDRDFHSTIELGNRKNVSGLGISTFSPKQKQYPLVNGVDAARDASSKENAKFCLEDSLEPKKVKGKIVYCRFKTWSTEAVVKAIGGIGTIVEYDQFLDVAEIFMAPATFVNKSTGQIITNYIQTTRSPSAVIDKSHEVKIPAPFVASFSSRGPNPGSQHVLKPDVTAPGISILASYTLRTSITGLEGDTQFSEFTLMSGTSMSCPHVSGVAAYVKSFHPDWSPAAIRSAIITTAKPMSQKFNKEAEFAFGAGQVNPTRAVNPGLVYDMDDFAYIQFLCHEGYNGSTLSVLIGSPINCTSLLPGIGHDAINYPSMQLSVKSNTETTIGVFRRRVTNVGPGPTIYNSTIKSPKGVEITVKPTSLIFSHTLQKRSFKVSVKAKSMSSMQIVSGSLIWRSPRYIVRSPIVIYSP, encoded by the exons ATGGTGTTGAACAAAAg GCATCATTTGAATTGTTTGCAGGACTTTTACATTGTTTTCCTAGGAACTCATTCTGTTAGTAGAGAAGGAGCAGTAGAGACTCATTTAAATATTCTCTCAACTGTTAAACAAAG CAGCCATCATGAAGCCAAAGAATCCATAGTATACAGCTACACAAAGAGCTTTAATGCATTTGCTGCTAAACTATCTGAGGATGAAGCAAATAAGTTATCTG CCATGAATGAAGTACTCTCAGTATTTCTAAATCAGTACCGCAAGCTACACACAACAAGATCATGGGACTTTATTGGATTACCTTTGACAGCGAAGAGAAAACTGAAATTAGAGAGTGACACTATTGTGGCTCTTTTGGATACAG GAATCACTCCTGAGTTTCATAGCTTCCATAGCTTCAAAGATGATGGATTTGGTCCTCCACCTGTTAAATGGAGAGGAACTTGTGACAAATATGTTAATTTCTCAGGCTGCAATAA TAAGATCATTGGAGCCAAATACTTCAAGCTAGATGGAAGGTCTGATCCATCTGATATATTATCTCCCATAGATGTGGGAGGAGGGCATGGAACTCATACAGCATCAACAGCAGCAGGAAACCTTGTACCAAATGCAAGTCTCTTTGGATTAGCCAAAGGGACTGCTCGCGGGGCAGTTCCTTCAGCCAGGTTGGCAATTTACAAAGTCTGTTGGAAACAGGATGGATGTGCTGATATGGACATACTTGCTGCATTTGAGGCTGCTATACATGACGGTGTCAATGTCATATCTGTTTCCTTAGGTGGAGAAAATGCAAACTATCTGCAGGACACTCTCGCGATTGGCGCATTTCATGCTATGAGGAAAGGCATAATCACTGTGGCCTCGGCAGGAAATGATGGTCCAACTATGGCAACTGTCGTAAATAATGCGCCTTGGATTGTCACAGTAGCTGCTAGTGGCATTGATAGGGACTTCCACAGCACTATAGAGTTGGGGAATAGAAAAAATGTTtct GGGCTAGGAATAAGCACCTTCAGTCCAAAACAGAAACAATACCCTCTTGTTAATGGGGTCGATGCAGCGCGAGACGCTTCGAGCAAGGAAAATGCTAA GTTCTGCTTGGAAGATTCCTTAGAGCCAAAAAAGGTGAAAGGAAAGATTGTTTACTGTAGATTTAAAACATGGAGCACTGAAGCTGTTGTGAAAGCAATAGGAGGCATTGGTACTATAGTTGAATATGATCAATTTCTTGATGTTGCTGAAATATTCATGGCTCCTGCTACCTTTGTGAATAAAAGCACAGGTCAAATTATTACCAACTATATACAAACTACAAG ATCACCATCAGCAGTGATAGATAAGAGCCATGAAGTAAAAATACCAGCTCCATTTGTTGCTTCTTTTTCATCTAGGGGTCCAAATCCAGGATCTCAACATGTTTTGAAG CCTGATGTAACAGCTCCTGGCATTAGCATCTTGGCATCATATACACTCAGGACATCAATTACTGGTTTAGAAGGGGACACCCAATTTTCAGAATTTACACTAATGTCTGGTACTTCAATGTCATGCCCTCATGTTTCTGGAGTAGCAGCATATGTGAAGTCATTTCACCCAGATTGGAGTCCTGCTGCAATCAGATCAGCTATAATTACAACAG CTAAACCTATGAGCCAGAAATTTAACAAGGAAGCAGAGTTTGCTTTTGGTGCTGGTCAAGTTAACCCAACAAGAGCTGTGAACCCTGGTTTAGTCTATGACATGGATGACTTTGCTTATATCCAATTCTTATGCCATGAGGGATATAATGGTTCCACTTTATCAGTACTAATTGGTTCTCCTATAAATTGCACCTCTTTGCTTCCTGGAATTGGCCATGATGCTATTAACTATCCCAGCATGCAATTAAGTGTGAAAAGCAACACAGAAACAACAATAGGAGTTTTCAGGAGAAGAGTTACCAATGTAGGTCCTGGACCAACTATCTATAATTCCACCATCAAATCTCCAAAAGGAGTGGAAATCACAGTGAAGCCAACTAGCCTCATTTTCTCTCATACCCTGCAAAAGAGGAGCTTCAAGGTATCAGTGAAAGCAAAATCTATGTCAAGCATGCAAATTGTATCAGGCTCACTTATTTGGAGAAGCCCCCGTTACATTGTTAGAAGCCCTATTGTTATCTACAGTCCATAA
- the LOC101498806 gene encoding subtilisin-like protease SBT4.14 isoform X4 — protein sequence MVLNKRHHLNCLQDFYIVFLGTHSVSREGAVETHLNILSTVKQSHHEAKESIVYSYTKSFNAFAAKLSEDEANKLSAMNEVLSVFLNQYRKLHTTRSWDFIGLPLTAKRKLKLESDTIVALLDTGITPEFHSFHSFKDDGFGPPPVKWRGTCDKYVNFSGCNNKIIGAKYFKLDGRSDPSDILSPIDVGGGHGTHTASTAAGNLVPNASLFGLAKGTARGAVPSARLAIYKVCWKQDGCADMDILAAFEAAIHDGVNVISVSLGGENANYLQDTLAIGAFHAMRKGIITVASAGNDGPTMATVVNNAPWIVTVAASGIDRDFHSTIELGNRKNVSGLGISTFSPKQKQYPLVNGVDAARDASSKENAKFCLEDSLEPKKVKGKIVYCRFKTWSTEAVVKAIGGIGTIVEYDQFLDVAEIFMAPATFVNKSTGQIITNYIQTTRSPSAVIDKSHEVKIPAPFVASFSSRGPNPGSQHVLKPDVTAPGISILASYTLRTSITGLEGDTQFSEFTLMSGTSMSCPHVSGVAAYVKSFHPDWSPAAIRSAIITTAKPMSQKFNKEAEFAFGAGQVNPTRAVNPGLVYDMDDFAYIQFLCHEGYNGSTLSVLIGSPINCTSLLPGIGHDAINYPSMQLSVKSNTETTIGVFRRRVTNVGPGPTIYNSTIKSPKGVEITVKPTSLIFSHTLQKRSFKVSVKAKSMSSMQIVSGSLIWRSPRYIVRSPIVIYSP from the exons ATGGTGTTGAACAAAAg GCATCATTTGAATTGTTTGCAGGACTTTTACATTGTTTTCCTAGGAACTCATTCTGTTAGTAGAGAAGGAGCAGTAGAGACTCATTTAAATATTCTCTCAACTGTTAAACAAAG CCATCATGAAGCCAAAGAATCCATAGTATACAGCTACACAAAGAGCTTTAATGCATTTGCTGCTAAACTATCTGAGGATGAAGCAAATAAGTTATCTG CCATGAATGAAGTACTCTCAGTATTTCTAAATCAGTACCGCAAGCTACACACAACAAGATCATGGGACTTTATTGGATTACCTTTGACAGCGAAGAGAAAACTGAAATTAGAGAGTGACACTATTGTGGCTCTTTTGGATACAG GAATCACTCCTGAGTTTCATAGCTTCCATAGCTTCAAAGATGATGGATTTGGTCCTCCACCTGTTAAATGGAGAGGAACTTGTGACAAATATGTTAATTTCTCAGGCTGCAATAA TAAGATCATTGGAGCCAAATACTTCAAGCTAGATGGAAGGTCTGATCCATCTGATATATTATCTCCCATAGATGTGGGAGGAGGGCATGGAACTCATACAGCATCAACAGCAGCAGGAAACCTTGTACCAAATGCAAGTCTCTTTGGATTAGCCAAAGGGACTGCTCGCGGGGCAGTTCCTTCAGCCAGGTTGGCAATTTACAAAGTCTGTTGGAAACAGGATGGATGTGCTGATATGGACATACTTGCTGCATTTGAGGCTGCTATACATGACGGTGTCAATGTCATATCTGTTTCCTTAGGTGGAGAAAATGCAAACTATCTGCAGGACACTCTCGCGATTGGCGCATTTCATGCTATGAGGAAAGGCATAATCACTGTGGCCTCGGCAGGAAATGATGGTCCAACTATGGCAACTGTCGTAAATAATGCGCCTTGGATTGTCACAGTAGCTGCTAGTGGCATTGATAGGGACTTCCACAGCACTATAGAGTTGGGGAATAGAAAAAATGTTtct GGGCTAGGAATAAGCACCTTCAGTCCAAAACAGAAACAATACCCTCTTGTTAATGGGGTCGATGCAGCGCGAGACGCTTCGAGCAAGGAAAATGCTAA GTTCTGCTTGGAAGATTCCTTAGAGCCAAAAAAGGTGAAAGGAAAGATTGTTTACTGTAGATTTAAAACATGGAGCACTGAAGCTGTTGTGAAAGCAATAGGAGGCATTGGTACTATAGTTGAATATGATCAATTTCTTGATGTTGCTGAAATATTCATGGCTCCTGCTACCTTTGTGAATAAAAGCACAGGTCAAATTATTACCAACTATATACAAACTACAAG ATCACCATCAGCAGTGATAGATAAGAGCCATGAAGTAAAAATACCAGCTCCATTTGTTGCTTCTTTTTCATCTAGGGGTCCAAATCCAGGATCTCAACATGTTTTGAAG CCTGATGTAACAGCTCCTGGCATTAGCATCTTGGCATCATATACACTCAGGACATCAATTACTGGTTTAGAAGGGGACACCCAATTTTCAGAATTTACACTAATGTCTGGTACTTCAATGTCATGCCCTCATGTTTCTGGAGTAGCAGCATATGTGAAGTCATTTCACCCAGATTGGAGTCCTGCTGCAATCAGATCAGCTATAATTACAACAG CTAAACCTATGAGCCAGAAATTTAACAAGGAAGCAGAGTTTGCTTTTGGTGCTGGTCAAGTTAACCCAACAAGAGCTGTGAACCCTGGTTTAGTCTATGACATGGATGACTTTGCTTATATCCAATTCTTATGCCATGAGGGATATAATGGTTCCACTTTATCAGTACTAATTGGTTCTCCTATAAATTGCACCTCTTTGCTTCCTGGAATTGGCCATGATGCTATTAACTATCCCAGCATGCAATTAAGTGTGAAAAGCAACACAGAAACAACAATAGGAGTTTTCAGGAGAAGAGTTACCAATGTAGGTCCTGGACCAACTATCTATAATTCCACCATCAAATCTCCAAAAGGAGTGGAAATCACAGTGAAGCCAACTAGCCTCATTTTCTCTCATACCCTGCAAAAGAGGAGCTTCAAGGTATCAGTGAAAGCAAAATCTATGTCAAGCATGCAAATTGTATCAGGCTCACTTATTTGGAGAAGCCCCCGTTACATTGTTAGAAGCCCTATTGTTATCTACAGTCCATAA
- the LOC101498806 gene encoding subtilisin-like protease SBT4.14 isoform X5, with protein MNEVLSVFLNQYRKLHTTRSWDFIGLPLTAKRKLKLESDTIVALLDTGITPEFHSFHSFKDDGFGPPPVKWRGTCDKYVNFSGCNNKIIGAKYFKLDGRSDPSDILSPIDVGGGHGTHTASTAAGNLVPNASLFGLAKGTARGAVPSARLAIYKVCWKQDGCADMDILAAFEAAIHDGVNVISVSLGGENANYLQDTLAIGAFHAMRKGIITVASAGNDGPTMATVVNNAPWIVTVAASGIDRDFHSTIELGNRKNVSGLGISTFSPKQKQYPLVNGVDAARDASSKENAKFCLEDSLEPKKVKGKIVYCRFKTWSTEAVVKAIGGIGTIVEYDQFLDVAEIFMAPATFVNKSTGQIITNYIQTTRSPSAVIDKSHEVKIPAPFVASFSSRGPNPGSQHVLKPDVTAPGISILASYTLRTSITGLEGDTQFSEFTLMSGTSMSCPHVSGVAAYVKSFHPDWSPAAIRSAIITTAKPMSQKFNKEAEFAFGAGQVNPTRAVNPGLVYDMDDFAYIQFLCHEGYNGSTLSVLIGSPINCTSLLPGIGHDAINYPSMQLSVKSNTETTIGVFRRRVTNVGPGPTIYNSTIKSPKGVEITVKPTSLIFSHTLQKRSFKVSVKAKSMSSMQIVSGSLIWRSPRYIVRSPIVIYSP; from the exons ATGAATGAAGTACTCTCAGTATTTCTAAATCAGTACCGCAAGCTACACACAACAAGATCATGGGACTTTATTGGATTACCTTTGACAGCGAAGAGAAAACTGAAATTAGAGAGTGACACTATTGTGGCTCTTTTGGATACAG GAATCACTCCTGAGTTTCATAGCTTCCATAGCTTCAAAGATGATGGATTTGGTCCTCCACCTGTTAAATGGAGAGGAACTTGTGACAAATATGTTAATTTCTCAGGCTGCAATAA TAAGATCATTGGAGCCAAATACTTCAAGCTAGATGGAAGGTCTGATCCATCTGATATATTATCTCCCATAGATGTGGGAGGAGGGCATGGAACTCATACAGCATCAACAGCAGCAGGAAACCTTGTACCAAATGCAAGTCTCTTTGGATTAGCCAAAGGGACTGCTCGCGGGGCAGTTCCTTCAGCCAGGTTGGCAATTTACAAAGTCTGTTGGAAACAGGATGGATGTGCTGATATGGACATACTTGCTGCATTTGAGGCTGCTATACATGACGGTGTCAATGTCATATCTGTTTCCTTAGGTGGAGAAAATGCAAACTATCTGCAGGACACTCTCGCGATTGGCGCATTTCATGCTATGAGGAAAGGCATAATCACTGTGGCCTCGGCAGGAAATGATGGTCCAACTATGGCAACTGTCGTAAATAATGCGCCTTGGATTGTCACAGTAGCTGCTAGTGGCATTGATAGGGACTTCCACAGCACTATAGAGTTGGGGAATAGAAAAAATGTTtct GGGCTAGGAATAAGCACCTTCAGTCCAAAACAGAAACAATACCCTCTTGTTAATGGGGTCGATGCAGCGCGAGACGCTTCGAGCAAGGAAAATGCTAA GTTCTGCTTGGAAGATTCCTTAGAGCCAAAAAAGGTGAAAGGAAAGATTGTTTACTGTAGATTTAAAACATGGAGCACTGAAGCTGTTGTGAAAGCAATAGGAGGCATTGGTACTATAGTTGAATATGATCAATTTCTTGATGTTGCTGAAATATTCATGGCTCCTGCTACCTTTGTGAATAAAAGCACAGGTCAAATTATTACCAACTATATACAAACTACAAG ATCACCATCAGCAGTGATAGATAAGAGCCATGAAGTAAAAATACCAGCTCCATTTGTTGCTTCTTTTTCATCTAGGGGTCCAAATCCAGGATCTCAACATGTTTTGAAG CCTGATGTAACAGCTCCTGGCATTAGCATCTTGGCATCATATACACTCAGGACATCAATTACTGGTTTAGAAGGGGACACCCAATTTTCAGAATTTACACTAATGTCTGGTACTTCAATGTCATGCCCTCATGTTTCTGGAGTAGCAGCATATGTGAAGTCATTTCACCCAGATTGGAGTCCTGCTGCAATCAGATCAGCTATAATTACAACAG CTAAACCTATGAGCCAGAAATTTAACAAGGAAGCAGAGTTTGCTTTTGGTGCTGGTCAAGTTAACCCAACAAGAGCTGTGAACCCTGGTTTAGTCTATGACATGGATGACTTTGCTTATATCCAATTCTTATGCCATGAGGGATATAATGGTTCCACTTTATCAGTACTAATTGGTTCTCCTATAAATTGCACCTCTTTGCTTCCTGGAATTGGCCATGATGCTATTAACTATCCCAGCATGCAATTAAGTGTGAAAAGCAACACAGAAACAACAATAGGAGTTTTCAGGAGAAGAGTTACCAATGTAGGTCCTGGACCAACTATCTATAATTCCACCATCAAATCTCCAAAAGGAGTGGAAATCACAGTGAAGCCAACTAGCCTCATTTTCTCTCATACCCTGCAAAAGAGGAGCTTCAAGGTATCAGTGAAAGCAAAATCTATGTCAAGCATGCAAATTGTATCAGGCTCACTTATTTGGAGAAGCCCCCGTTACATTGTTAGAAGCCCTATTGTTATCTACAGTCCATAA